Proteins from a single region of Ziziphus jujuba cultivar Dongzao chromosome 1, ASM3175591v1:
- the LOC107414858 gene encoding tonoplast dicarboxylate transporter has protein sequence MENNPTSDEDPKIPLLPVHHEDQIQRSQGFGSSLISIWTPKNAFILLGPLLCAVICVCVKLDDGPSSSTSRNMLGVLAWIFSWWITEAVPMPVTSMSPLFLFPLFGIASSDDVAQSYMDDVIALVLGSFILALAVEHYNIHRRLALNMTLLFCGEPLNPPVLLLGICGTSAFVSMWMHNVAAALMMMPVATGILQRFPTGSAQSPVVNKFCRAVVIGVTYSVAVGGMSTLTGTGVNLILVGMYKSYFPEADPISFNKWFLFGFPLALLIFIALWVMLCCFYCPRGSGQVLSAYLDKAHLRRELQMLGPMAFAEKMVLAVFSVLIVLWMTRSITDDIPGWAALFNGRAGDGTVSVMMATLLFIIPNKKQKGEKLMDWNKCKKLPWNIILLLGAGFAIADGVRTSGLTDILSKALDFLEEVPYLAIAPAVCLISGTITEFTSNNATTTLVIPLLIQITHSMHVHPLLLLVPGAIGAQFSFLLPTGTPSNVVGFSTGHIEIKDMIKLGIPLKIAGIAALSLLMPTLGAYVFGTNEPVN, from the exons ATGGAAAACAATCCCACCTCTGATGAAGACCCAAAAATCCCACTTCTTCCAGTTCATCACGAAGACCAAATCCAAAGATCACAGGGCTTCGGCTCGTCTTTGATATCCATATGGACACCCAAAAACGCATTTATTCTTCTGGGACCACTCCTGTGCGCGGTGATATGCGTGTGCGTGAAGCTGGATGATGGCCCATCCAGTTCCACCAGCAGGAACATGTTGGGGGTGTTGGCTTGGATCTTCTCCTGGTGGATCACCGAGGCCGTGCCCATGCCCGTCACCTCCATGTCACCGCTCTTCCTCTTCCCTCTCTTCGGAATCGCTTCCTCCGATGACGTGGCCCAATCTTACATGGACGATGTTATCGCTCTTGTTCTCGGTAGTTTCATTCTCGCTCTCGCCGTTGAGCATTATAACATCCATAGACGCTTGGCCCTCAAT ATGACATTGCTATTCTGCGGAGAACCACTGAATCCACCGGTGCTCCTGCTGGGGATTTGCGGCACGTCAGCGTTCGTGAGCATGTGGATGCACAACGTGGCAGCTGCGCTGATGATGATGCCGGTGGCCACTGGGATCCTCCAACGCTTCCCGACGGGTTCAGCCCAATCCCCCGTCGTCAACAAGTTCTGCAGGGCAGTGGTGATTGGGGTTACATACTCTGTGGCCGTAGGAGGGATGAGCACACTCACAGGTACAGGTGTCAATCTCATATTGGTTGGGATGTATAAGAGCTATTTTCCTGAAGCCGACCCTATCAGCTTCAACAAGTGGTTCCTTTTTGGTTTCCCATTGGCGCTGTTAATTTTCATTGCTCTGTGGGTCATGCTCTGTTGCTTTTATTGCCCAAGAGGTTCTGGCCAAGTTCTGTCTGCTTATCTGGACAAAGCCCATTTGAGGAGAGAGCTCCAGATGTTAG GTCCAATGGCATTTGCGGAGAAGATGGTTCTGGCAGTGTTTTCG GTGCTAATAGTTCTATGGATGACTAGAAGCATAACAGATGATATCCCTGGTTGGGCTGCACTCTTCAATGGGCGAGCTGGTGATGGAACTGTCAGT GTGATGATGGCAACCCTGTTGTTCATAATTCCAAACAAGAAGCAAAAGGGTGAGAAGTTGATGGACTGGAACAAATGCAAGAAACTACCTTGGAACATCATATTGCTGTTAGGTGCTGGCTTTGCCATAGCTGATGGTGTCCGGACTAGCGGCCTGACAGATATATTGTCGAAAGCCTTGGATTTCTTGGAGGAAGTTCCATATTTAGCCATTGCCCCTGCTGTCTGTCTTATAAGTGGGACTATCACTGAGTTCACATCAAACAATGCCACTACAACCCTTGTGATTCCTCTGCTGATTCAGATTACACACAGTATGCATGTCCACCCACTTTTGCTTTTGGTTCCTGGAGCAATTGGTGCACAGTTTTCATTCTTGCTCCCAACAGGAACACCTTCAAATGTTGTTGGGTTTTCAACTGGCCATATTGAAATCAAAGATATGATCAAACTGGGTATCCCACTTAAGATTGCTGGAATTGCTGCACTTTCCCTTTTGATGCCTACACTTG GAGCTTATGTATTCGGGACAAACGAACCAGTCAACTAA
- the LOC107414786 gene encoding polygalacturonase, whose product MGLRFINFPTICFIFLLSFKVVNGDPADGVFNVKDFGALANGKNDDAKVAFLSASTKACNSNIAAKVLVPEGTYLVSLAKFQGPCKAPTVFEVHGVVNALPRLELIKSIKISAPAENLNTDGIHIGNSNGIEISSSVIGTGDDCVSLGQGSKNINIFDVFCGPAHGISVGSLGKTLNDEMVGLTVRNCTFTGTDNGVRIKTWPDCADGIASDFVFDDIVMNNVQNPIVTDQQYCAHNKCNLKVPSRIKASNVSFKRIRGISAS is encoded by the exons ATGGGTTTGAGGTTCATTAATTTCCCAACAATATGCTTCATCTTCTTATTGTCTTTTAAAGTAGTAAATGGTGATCCTGCTGATGGAGTTTTCAATGTAAAGGACTTTGGTGCTCTGGCCAATGGCAAGAATGATGATGCCAAGGTG GCATTTTTAAGTGCTTCGACAAAAGCTTGTAACTCTAACATAGCAGCAAAGGTGTTGGTCCCAGAAGGAACATACCTAGTGAGTTTGGCTAAGTTCCAAGGCCCATGCAAAGCACCAACTGTATTTGAGGTTCATGGAGTTGTCAATGCTCTTCCTCGTTTAGAGTTG ataaaatccatcaaaatttcagcACCAGCAGAAAATCTCAACACAGATGGAATCCATATTGGAAACTCAAATGGCATTGAGATCTCGAGTTCAGTAATAGGCACCGGAGATGATTGCGTATCTCTTGGACAAGGAAGTAAAAACATCAACATTTTCGACGTTTTCTGTGGGCCAGCCCATGGAATTAGCGTAGGAAGTCTTGGCAAAACTCTCAATGATGAAATGGTTGGATTGACAGTGAGGAATTGCACCTTCACTGGGACTGATAATGGTGTTAGAATCAAGACATGGCCTGACTGTGCTGATGGGATTGCTTCTGATTTTGTCTTCGATGATATTGTGATGAACAATGTGCAAAATCCTATTGTCACAGATCAGCAATACTGCGCTCACAATAAATGCAATCTTAAG GTGCCTTCACGCATAAAAGCCAGCAATGTGAGTTTCAAGAGAATCCGTGGAATCTCTGCTTCTTAA